A window of Desulfobulbus oralis genomic DNA:
TTGACCAGGGTCACGATGCGGGAAAAGCAGAGCTTGCCGGCCAGAAAGGCGGCCACCGCCACTTCGTTGGCCGCATTGAGTACAGTCGGTGAAGCGCCGCCTGCCCTGAGCGCAGCGTAGGCCAGCGCCAGGGCCGGAAAGCGGATAGGGTCTGGCGCGAAAAAGTCCAGGGAGCGGGCTGCAGTCAAATCAAGCCTCGGCATCTCCAAAGGCAGGCGTTCAGGCCAGCTCAGGGCGCAGGCAATGGGCAGGCGCATGTCAGGAATGCCCAACTGGGCCAGCACCGCGCCGTCCTGGTACTCGACCAGAGAATGGACTATGGACTGCGGATGCACCAGGACTTCAATCTTTTCCGGCGGCACATCAAAGAGCCAGCGGGCCTCGATGACTTCAAGCCCCTTGTTCATCAAGGTCGCGGAATCAACCGAGATTTTTTTACCCATCGACCACCTGGGGTGTGCCAGTGCCGCTTCAGGCGTCACCCGCTCCAGATCGGCCATGGAAGTGGTGCGAAAGGGCCCGCCGGATGCGGTCAGCAGCAGACGCCGCAGGTCCTGACGGCGGCCGGCAGACAGGGCCTGAAAGATGGCGCTGTGCTCGGAATCTATGGGCAAAAGCCTGACGCCCGCCCGGGCCGCCGCGGTCATGACCAGACTGCCGGCCATGACCAGTGTCTCCTTGTTCGCCAGGCCCAGCTCCCGGCCCGCCTGGATGGCCGCCAGCGTGGGTTTCAGCCCGGCAGCGCCCACCACGGCATTCACGGTCATCTGGGCGCCGGCAAAGGCAGCCACCTCACAGAGGCCGTCCTCGCCCCACACAATCCGGACGCGGCAAGCGGGCGGCAGCAGCGCGGCCAGCGATTCGACCTGCGCCTCGTCTGCCACGCTCACCAGTTCCGGCCGGAATTCCCGAACCTGCCGGGCCAGCAGTTCAACGTTCCGGCCCGCGGCCAGCGCCCGCAGGCAAAAGCGCTCCGGAAACTGACGCACCACCGCACAGACGTTGCGGCCGATCGAACCGGTTGAGCCCAGCAGCGCCAGCGTCTTCACAGCAGGCCCTGCCAAAAGAGCAACGCGTAGAGCAGCGGCCCGGCCAGCAGCATGCTGTCGATACGATCCAGAACGCCGCCGTGTCCCGCCAAAAGCGTGCCGGAATCCTTGACCCCGCAGCAGCGCTTGATCATGGATTCGGCCAGATCACCCGTTATGCCGGCCAGCACCAGCAGTGCGGCTGCGGCCGCCAGGGCGGCAAAGCCCATGGGGCCGCGGAACAGGGCATGCACCAGCAAGGCCGCG
This region includes:
- a CDS encoding 1-deoxy-D-xylulose-5-phosphate reductoisomerase, which gives rise to MKTLALLGSTGSIGRNVCAVVRQFPERFCLRALAAGRNVELLARQVREFRPELVSVADEAQVESLAALLPPACRVRIVWGEDGLCEVAAFAGAQMTVNAVVGAAGLKPTLAAIQAGRELGLANKETLVMAGSLVMTAAARAGVRLLPIDSEHSAIFQALSAGRRQDLRRLLLTASGGPFRTTSMADLERVTPEAALAHPRWSMGKKISVDSATLMNKGLEVIEARWLFDVPPEKIEVLVHPQSIVHSLVEYQDGAVLAQLGIPDMRLPIACALSWPERLPLEMPRLDLTAARSLDFFAPDPIRFPALALAYAALRAGGASPTVLNAANEVAVAAFLAGKLCFSRIVTLVKKTLEGWRERPGELNLGAILTADAWARQEAARLLPVLSS